A region of Rhinoraja longicauda isolate Sanriku21f chromosome 1, sRhiLon1.1, whole genome shotgun sequence DNA encodes the following proteins:
- the nansa gene encoding N-acetylneuraminic acid synthase a, translated as MSLQFELCPGRSVGGQHPCFIIAEIGQNHQGDLDIAKRMIRMAKECGADCAKFQKSELEHKFNKAALLRPYTSQHSWGATYGEHKRFLEFSHQQYRELAKFAEEVGIFFTASGMDEMAVEFLHELNVPFFKVGSGDTNNFLYLEKAAKKGRPMVISSGMQSMEIMRKVYQTVKPINPNFCLLQCTSAYPLEPEDVHLRVLTEYQKEFPDIPIGYSGHETGIAISIAAVALGAKVLERHVTLDKSWKGSDHQASLEPAELRELVHCIRTVEKALGSPLKQMLPCELACHNKLGKSVIAKVPIAAGTILTLDMMTVKVAVPSGVDPSHIFNLVGKRVKANVGADETITEDVVGEHGSCGAHGACKSK; from the exons ATGTCGTTGCAGTTCGAGCTGTGCCCGGGCCGCTCGGTGGGCGGGCAGCACCCCTGCTTCATCATCGCCGAGATCGGGCAGAACCACCAGGGCGACCTGGACATCGCCAAGCGCATGATCCGCATGGCCAAG GAATGCGGGGCCGACTGTGCCAAGTTCCAGAAGAGTGAGCTGGAGCACAAGTTCAACAAGGCAGCTCTGCTGAGGCCGTACACTTCGCAGCACTCGTGGGGAGCCACGTACGGAGAGCACAAACGCTTCTTGGAGTTCAGTCACCAACAGTACCGCGAGCTGGCAAAGTTTGCAGAGGAGGTTGGCATCTTCTTCACGGCGTctggcatggatgag ATGGCGGTAGAATTTCTCCACGAACTAAATGTGCCTTTCTTCAAAGTTGGTTCTGGAGACACCAATAACTTTCTGTATCTGGAGAAAGCTGCCAAGAAAG GGCGGCCGATGGTGATTTCTAGCGGCATGCAGAGCATGGAGATAATGAGGAAAGTGTACCAGACCGTGAAGCCCATCAACCCCAACTTCTGCTTGCTGCAGTGTACCAGTGCCTACCCGCTGGAGCCTGAAGATGTCCACCTGCGAGTCCTCACC GAATATCAGAAGGAGTTCCCGGACATTCCCATTGgatactctgggcatgagactggaATAGCGATCAGCATTGCTGCGGTGGCTCTGGGAGCCAAGGTGCTGGAACGTCACGTCACCCTGGACAAGAGCTGGAAGGGCAGTGACCACCAAGCGTCTCTGGAGCCAGCCGAGCTGAGAGAGCTGGTCCACTGCATCCGCACTGTGGAGAAGGCCCTGGGATCGCCCCTCAAACAGATGCTGCCCTGCGAACTGGCCTGTCATAACAAG CTGGGCAAGTCTGTCATTGCCAAGGTGCCCATTGCGGCGGGAACGATACTGACACTGGACATGATGACTGTGAAGGTGGCAGTGCCCAGTGGCGTGGATCCCAGCCACATCTTCAACCTGGTGGGCAAGCGGGTGAAGGCAAATGTTGGTGCTGATGAAACCATCACCGAGGATGTGGTGGGAGAGCACGGCTCTTGCGGTGCACACGGAGCGTGTAAAAGCAAGTGA